TTGCTCTATCTTAACTGGAAGCAGAGCCCCTCTATGTAATTTGTAAGCTTTATACCATCTTCTCCACTAGATTGGGTAGTTATTGAGGATAATCTCTGAGAATAATGCTACTCCATATATCAGCACATCTAATTGTGGATCTAGCACACAATATTCAATATGAGACTTAAGTTCATTGAAGCACCcctactttatatatttatatatagaaaatatatatttatatataaaatatatatatttattttaattatttttgctgttttttaaattaaaacacaggATCATTTCTGCTTTATAGCTTGGGTAGCTTTCCTACCCTTGACAGGAGTTACCTCTACATTTAGATTATACTTTCAGTCTCCCTGTGGTTgacaaatataattttagttttgattcGGATTACTACTTTGTTTTGCAGTGCTGAAACATTTttgttggagaaatgtcttcagaATCAGAAAAGGATAGAGACAGGCTGGTTCAAGCTGCCCAAAAGTTCTTCTTTCATATGCAAGATCTTGCTTCCTTCACTAACATACTTATTGAATTGTTTAACTGCAGTATGAATACTCAGATCAACCACATGACTGTGAAAGAAGATGATAATATTAAGGATGTCTTTGAACAAATgttcaaaattttaaaggagatgCAATCTGTACTGGAGGCAAAGTATGACCAAATGCAAAAGGAACCTTTATGTTCCCAGATTGCAACAGCTGTTTGTTCCATAGTTGAGAAGAACACCAATGTAAAGGAGTTGCATCAGTCAGCTaaagaaatgttcaaaaatgTCCACACACCAGTCATTGTCTCTGTGCTGAATAGTAGTAACATCCTGGGGAGTTTAGAATCTTCTGTCTCACCCTTGATGAAATATCCCATCATGAATCTTCGGTTAAGTGACCTCTATAGAAAAGACACCAAAGAGCAATCAGATGCCACCACATCTGAGAAAAGCACAAGCCCAGGGCCACCCCAAATCAGTACAATAGACACCTTGAAGAAGTTGCAGGGTGCGCCAAAAACTGAGCAAACCAAGAATACCATCAAGTCCACTGCAGATCAGCTGGAGCAAATTGTCAAAGCTTTGCTACCAATCTTAGAGGTCCTCCAAAAAGTCATAAGCACTATGGAAACCAAGACACCTGTGCCTAAGAAGACCAATGACCAGTAGGA
The Lynx canadensis isolate LIC74 chromosome B4, mLynCan4.pri.v2, whole genome shotgun sequence DNA segment above includes these coding regions:
- the CB4H12orf60 gene encoding uncharacterized protein C12orf60 homolog, yielding MSSESEKDRDRLVQAAQKFFFHMQDLASFTNILIELFNCSMNTQINHMTVKEDDNIKDVFEQMFKILKEMQSVLEAKYDQMQKEPLCSQIATAVCSIVEKNTNVKELHQSAKEMFKNVHTPVIVSVLNSSNILGSLESSVSPLMKYPIMNLRLSDLYRKDTKEQSDATTSEKSTSPGPPQISTIDTLKKLQGAPKTEQTKNTIKSTADQLEQIVKALLPILEVLQKVISTMETKTPVPKKTNDQ